In one Deltaproteobacteria bacterium genomic region, the following are encoded:
- a CDS encoding radical SAM protein, with translation MVLKVSEIFLSIQGESTYAGAPCIFIRLAGCNLECNWCDTAYARVTDGAEELSLDEIVNRMAAFRASLVEVTGGEPLVQSNVCGLLERLADEGYTVLLETNGSVDLSGVDKRVIKIVDIKCPSSGHDGSFDMANLAFIGHDDEIKFVINDEADYEFAKRFVEECVHDRTTKILFAPVRPGLEPSLLAEWILRDGLGVRLQLQVHKYIWEGEGRRGA, from the coding sequence ATGGTACTCAAGGTAAGCGAAATATTTTTAAGCATACAGGGCGAATCCACGTACGCCGGTGCTCCGTGCATATTCATACGGCTTGCCGGATGCAATCTCGAGTGCAACTGGTGCGATACGGCCTATGCCAGGGTAACGGACGGAGCAGAAGAGCTCTCCCTTGACGAGATAGTGAACAGGATGGCGGCCTTTCGCGCATCCCTTGTGGAGGTTACGGGCGGAGAGCCGCTTGTGCAGTCGAACGTGTGCGGGCTTCTCGAAAGGCTCGCGGATGAGGGCTACACTGTGCTTCTTGAGACAAACGGCAGCGTGGACCTCTCGGGCGTTGATAAGCGCGTTATAAAAATTGTCGACATAAAGTGCCCTTCCAGCGGCCACGACGGTTCCTTTGATATGGCAAATCTCGCCTTCATAGGGCACGACGACGAGATAAAGTTCGTTATAAACGACGAGGCTGACTACGAGTTTGCGAAGCGTTTTGTCGAGGAGTGCGTGCACGATAGAACTACGAAGATACTGTTTGCCCCTGTAAGGCCCGGGCTCGAGCCTTCGTTGCTTGCCGAGTGGATACTGAGAGACGGTCTTGGCGTGAGGCTCCAGCTTCAGGTGCATAAATACATCTGGGAGGGCGAAGGTAGAAGAGGGGCTTAG
- a CDS encoding cytochrome c biogenesis protein yields MKALLYIAAALYAAAFFANLAAVLKKQSGADAVSFSRASLWALIAALVVHAAYIGWRGYYGERFPVASIGETLSVYSFSVAFLTLVVWRRYSERITALITLPVALFAIAMSILKMAPPRELPLILKTIWFELHVMTSFVAYALFTLAFAAALISLVRTLREHLGADSKDLGTVTIRSVLWGFFFFSVSMFSGAIWGFLAWGAYWLWEPKIIWSFVLWFAYAAVMHVYYVKNWKAKGVAVGALIGFVVMMFTWLGVGMLMKSSHSF; encoded by the coding sequence ATGAAAGCGCTTCTTTACATAGCCGCGGCCCTGTACGCCGCGGCTTTTTTTGCAAACCTTGCGGCAGTCCTTAAAAAGCAAAGCGGCGCCGATGCCGTGTCTTTTTCCAGGGCTTCTTTATGGGCCCTCATCGCAGCCCTTGTTGTTCACGCTGCATACATAGGGTGGAGAGGGTATTACGGCGAGAGGTTCCCGGTTGCGAGTATCGGAGAAACCCTCTCGGTTTATTCCTTTTCCGTAGCTTTTCTGACGCTTGTAGTGTGGAGAAGATATTCGGAGCGCATAACGGCGCTAATAACGCTGCCCGTTGCCCTGTTCGCGATTGCCATGTCGATATTAAAGATGGCGCCGCCGCGCGAGCTGCCGCTGATTCTTAAAACAATATGGTTCGAGCTGCATGTGATGACCTCGTTCGTTGCATACGCGCTCTTTACTCTCGCCTTTGCCGCAGCGCTGATATCGCTTGTCCGCACGCTTCGAGAGCACCTTGGCGCCGATTCAAAGGACCTTGGCACTGTGACCATACGCTCGGTTCTCTGGGGGTTCTTCTTTTTCTCGGTTTCGATGTTTTCAGGAGCGATCTGGGGCTTTCTTGCCTGGGGCGCGTACTGGCTCTGGGAGCCGAAAATCATCTGGTCGTTCGTTTTGTGGTTCGCGTATGCTGCGGTCATGCACGTGTATTACGTGAAGAACTGGAAGGCAAAGGGCGTTGCCGTTGGGGCGCTTATAGGGTTTGTCGTGATGATGTTTACGTGGCTTGGCGTTGGGATGCTCATGAAGAGCAGCCACAGCTTCTGA